One Chryseobacterium sp. StRB126 genomic region harbors:
- a CDS encoding RagB/SusD family nutrient uptake outer membrane protein: protein MKNYKLKIALLASTVFFASCSNDFLDEKPTTTLPLETAITSELTLKTAVNGLYNMMQNTGDLSLNSSLVTQSSYGGLILTFNELLADNGFVGLKNSNRFSTTRSKDLSFYVATNGDVANLWNSLYRIISNANLVIEKDGQIGDDLNTSIKPENYFAQAYTVRALAYLQLASLYCDNYGETNQELGLPLVDKFDIQVKKSRSTVKQTYDFILADLKKAEKSILTVYPDSPAGENSKRLTLNALNMIYARYYLAVKDYPNAQLYAEKVLPNFKGLSIDKVKDYFSVSSEGELDETIFQLDNNSKDLPSSNDGLLATWSSAGTYKQNFATRAFYNKLGSDDVRKDTWYQNNTFVQTLGDNPKPIDVLKYTSFERDIVVFRRSEAVFIRLEALYHTNPALALTELNTWVKTNRAPSYAYAGAGSALLDEILFQKNAELFLEGTRRTDLKRNNIGFTNSQTQVAITSDKKQFRFLPIPQSELNNNPNMVQNPGY from the coding sequence ATGAAAAATTATAAATTAAAAATAGCTTTATTAGCATCAACGGTTTTCTTTGCTTCTTGTAGCAATGACTTTTTAGATGAAAAACCTACGACTACTCTCCCTTTAGAGACGGCTATAACGAGTGAGCTTACTCTTAAGACTGCAGTTAATGGTTTATATAATATGATGCAGAATACAGGTGACTTATCATTAAATAGTTCTCTTGTTACACAATCATCTTATGGTGGTCTTATTTTAACTTTTAATGAATTATTAGCAGATAATGGTTTTGTAGGATTAAAAAATTCAAACAGATTTTCAACTACAAGAAGTAAAGACTTGTCTTTTTATGTAGCTACGAACGGAGATGTTGCAAATTTATGGAATTCATTATATAGAATTATTAGTAATGCCAATTTGGTTATAGAAAAAGATGGTCAAATTGGAGATGATTTAAATACTTCAATTAAACCTGAAAATTATTTTGCACAAGCTTATACTGTTAGAGCATTAGCATATCTTCAGCTAGCTTCATTATATTGTGATAACTATGGAGAAACTAACCAAGAGTTAGGATTGCCATTAGTTGATAAGTTTGATATTCAGGTTAAGAAAAGTAGATCAACTGTAAAGCAGACTTATGATTTTATTTTAGCAGATTTGAAGAAAGCTGAAAAAAGTATTCTTACAGTTTATCCTGATTCACCAGCAGGTGAGAATAGTAAGAGACTTACTTTAAATGCATTAAACATGATCTATGCTAGATATTACCTTGCTGTTAAAGATTATCCTAATGCTCAATTATATGCTGAGAAAGTATTGCCTAATTTTAAAGGGTTGTCTATTGATAAAGTGAAAGATTATTTTAGCGTAAGTTCTGAAGGAGAATTAGACGAAACAATTTTCCAGCTTGATAATAATTCAAAAGATTTACCAAGTTCTAATGATGGTTTGTTGGCAACGTGGTCATCGGCAGGGACTTATAAACAAAACTTTGCAACAAGAGCTTTCTATAATAAGCTTGGTAGTGATGATGTTAGAAAAGATACTTGGTATCAGAATAATACATTTGTACAGACTTTAGGTGATAATCCTAAACCGATTGACGTTTTGAAGTATACATCTTTTGAAAGAGATATTGTAGTATTCAGAAGAAGTGAGGCTGTATTTATCAGATTAGAGGCGCTTTATCACACTAATCCAGCTCTTGCTCTTACTGAGCTTAATACTTGGGTTAAAACAAATAGAGCTCCTTCTTATGCTTATGCAGGTGCTGGTTCAGCTCTATTAGATGAAATTCTTTTCCAGAAAAATGCTGAATTATTCTTGGAAGGAACTAGAAGAACTGACTTGAAGAGAAACAACATTGGGTTTACAAACTCACAGACTCAGGTTGCTATAACTTCAGATAAAAAACAATTTAGATTTTTGCCAATTCCTCAATCAGAGTTGAACAACAATCCAAATATGGTACAAAATCCTGGTTACTAA
- the nusA gene encoding transcription termination factor NusA, protein MDNIALIESFGDFKDEKGISKIDLMAIIEDSLKTLLRKRFDSDDHFDVIVNPDKGDFQIFLNKTIVEDEMSEDDDLEIEISEAKKIDPTFEVGEDFTMEIPVAQLGRRNILTLKQILATKLQEHNNAMLYEQFRDKIGEIVVGEIHHIRHKHVILLDDEGNEFILPKENQIPSDFFKKGENIRAIVETVDFKGSKPQIIISRTAPKFLEKLLELEIPEIQDGTIILKKVVRIPGEKAKIAVDAYDDRIDPVGACVGVKGSRIHGVVRELRNENIDVIQWSKNPEILVKRALGNVTVNKIDINEEANYALVYTPVEEISKVIGKQGQNIRLASWLSGYEIDVYRESSEDDDVELREFNDDIEQWILDEFKKVGLTTAKSVLDKETESLLNMVDLEEETIEEVKRILREEFED, encoded by the coding sequence ATGGATAATATAGCGTTGATTGAATCCTTTGGTGATTTTAAAGACGAAAAGGGGATCAGTAAGATTGATCTTATGGCAATTATTGAGGATTCACTGAAGACACTTTTGAGAAAAAGATTCGATTCAGATGACCACTTTGATGTGATTGTAAACCCGGATAAAGGAGATTTTCAGATATTTTTGAATAAAACAATTGTAGAGGACGAAATGTCTGAAGATGACGATTTGGAAATTGAAATTTCTGAAGCGAAGAAGATTGACCCTACCTTCGAAGTAGGTGAGGACTTTACAATGGAAATTCCTGTTGCTCAGTTGGGAAGAAGAAATATTCTTACCCTCAAGCAGATTCTGGCTACAAAACTTCAGGAGCATAATAATGCAATGCTGTACGAACAGTTTAGAGATAAAATTGGTGAAATTGTTGTGGGGGAAATCCATCACATCCGTCACAAACATGTAATTTTGTTAGATGACGAAGGAAACGAATTCATTTTACCAAAAGAAAACCAGATCCCATCCGATTTCTTTAAAAAGGGTGAGAATATCAGAGCTATTGTTGAGACAGTAGATTTTAAAGGTTCAAAACCGCAGATTATTATTTCCAGAACTGCACCTAAATTCCTAGAGAAATTATTAGAGCTGGAAATTCCTGAAATTCAGGACGGAACTATCATTCTTAAAAAAGTAGTGAGAATTCCGGGAGAAAAGGCGAAGATCGCAGTAGATGCTTATGATGACAGAATTGATCCTGTAGGAGCTTGTGTGGGAGTGAAAGGATCCAGAATTCATGGAGTAGTAAGAGAATTGAGAAATGAAAACATCGATGTTATTCAGTGGTCTAAAAACCCTGAGATTTTGGTGAAGAGAGCTTTAGGTAATGTTACGGTTAATAAAATTGACATCAACGAAGAGGCTAACTATGCGTTAGTATATACTCCTGTTGAAGAAATTTCTAAAGTAATTGGAAAACAAGGACAAAATATCAGACTGGCTTCTTGGTTGTCAGGATATGAGATTGATGTTTATAGGGAGTCCAGCGAGGATGACGATGTTGAATTGAGAGAATTTAATGACGATATCGAGCAGTGGATTTTGGATGAGTTTAAGAAAGTAGGCCTTACGACTGCAAAATCAGTATTGGATAAAGAAACTGAGAGTCTTTTAAATATGGTTGACCTTGAAGAAGAAACAATTGAAGAGGTTAAACGTATTCTGAGAGAAGAATTTGAAGATTAA
- the infB gene encoding translation initiation factor IF-2, with translation MPKIRLNKAVKEFNISMSRLVEFLQSRGFEVEGNPNAQLEESAYSALEAEFAKDGEQRKASHEVVITKVPEEKLEIEEKKTPEVIRAKANKPETKILGKIDLEPAKPEVEEIPAAPVATPVEEKKEVIVKEEPEVKAAPEKQEFKVLDKIDLSQIESRNRPVKKDKPKMEEKKEEAKPVEPVKETPKPVVEEKKIEAPKVEAEPESQEPQKIETVYQKLDGPKIVGEKIDLTQFAPKPGAGAKKKRKRIEKPGGGGQNNQGQGGNNQNSGNNQGGQGGNRPHNNNGGGQGGNRQGQGGQGNRPPGQGGGQGGNRFGNNQGGNRPGGQGGGGFKKGGQNNRPGQRVMPVELTDEQVKNQIKETLEKLTNKGGKSKSAKHRKDKRTYRREQDERQQELEAQDRTLKVTEFITVGELASLMNVSPTEVISACFSLGVMVTMNQRLEADTLLLVADEFGYKIEFSDADLEDTESEDEIDTEESLVSRAPVVTVMGHVDHGKTSLLDYVRKTNVIAGESGGITQHIGAYNVKLENGQRITFLDTPGHEAFTAMRARGAQITDIAIIVIAADDDVMPQTKEAIAHAQAAQVPMIIAINKVDKPNANPDNIRQQLSGLNPPVLVEEWGGNVQAQEISAKFGNNVDVLLEKVLLQAEMLELKANPERTANGVVIEASLDKGRGYVATMLVQTGTLRVGDYVVAGKNHGKVKALLDERGKNLAEAGPSIPATILGLDGAPTAGDKFRVYADESEGKAIANKREQLQRELSIRTKKHTTLEELGRRIALGEFKELNIILKGDVDGSVEALSDQLQRLSTEEISVKILHSGVGQITESDINLAAASDAIIIGFNVRAGANAKDLADREEIEIRTYSVIYKAIDEVKEAMEGMLSPEIQEQVIGNVEIREVFKISKVGSIAGCMVLTGKVTRQSKVRLLRDGIVKFDGELESLKRFKDDVKEVTKGYECGLNLKGYNDIEIGDILEVYEEVAVKKKLK, from the coding sequence ATGCCAAAAATTAGATTAAATAAAGCGGTTAAGGAATTCAATATTTCGATGTCCAGATTAGTAGAGTTTTTACAGTCAAGGGGGTTCGAAGTTGAAGGCAATCCTAACGCTCAATTGGAAGAATCGGCATATTCTGCATTGGAAGCTGAGTTTGCCAAAGATGGCGAACAAAGAAAGGCTTCCCATGAGGTGGTGATCACTAAAGTTCCGGAAGAAAAGCTGGAAATTGAAGAGAAGAAAACCCCTGAAGTGATAAGAGCTAAAGCAAATAAACCAGAAACTAAAATTTTAGGTAAAATAGATTTAGAACCTGCTAAGCCTGAAGTTGAAGAAATACCTGCTGCTCCTGTAGCAACACCGGTTGAAGAAAAGAAAGAAGTAATAGTGAAAGAAGAACCGGAAGTTAAAGCTGCTCCTGAAAAGCAGGAATTTAAAGTTTTGGATAAAATTGATTTGTCTCAGATAGAATCTAGAAATAGACCTGTGAAAAAAGACAAACCAAAAATGGAGGAGAAAAAAGAAGAAGCAAAACCGGTTGAACCTGTAAAAGAAACTCCAAAACCAGTGGTAGAAGAGAAAAAAATAGAAGCTCCAAAAGTGGAGGCTGAACCTGAATCTCAGGAACCTCAAAAAATTGAAACTGTTTATCAGAAACTGGACGGTCCTAAGATCGTAGGTGAAAAAATTGACTTAACTCAGTTTGCTCCAAAACCAGGTGCTGGTGCTAAAAAGAAAAGAAAGAGAATTGAAAAGCCAGGTGGTGGAGGTCAGAATAACCAAGGCCAAGGTGGAAACAATCAAAACTCTGGAAATAACCAAGGTGGCCAAGGCGGAAACCGTCCACACAATAATAATGGTGGTGGACAAGGTGGAAACCGTCAAGGTCAAGGTGGACAAGGAAACCGTCCACCGGGTCAAGGAGGAGGCCAAGGTGGAAACCGTTTCGGAAATAACCAAGGAGGAAACCGTCCAGGTGGCCAAGGTGGTGGCGGCTTCAAAAAAGGAGGTCAAAACAACAGACCTGGTCAAAGAGTTATGCCAGTTGAATTAACTGACGAACAAGTTAAAAACCAGATCAAAGAAACCTTAGAAAAACTTACCAACAAAGGAGGTAAATCTAAATCTGCAAAACACAGAAAAGATAAGAGAACTTACCGAAGAGAGCAAGATGAGCGTCAACAAGAGCTTGAAGCACAAGACAGAACTCTTAAAGTAACAGAATTCATTACAGTAGGTGAATTAGCCAGCTTAATGAATGTTTCTCCAACTGAAGTAATTTCTGCATGTTTCTCACTTGGGGTAATGGTTACCATGAACCAAAGACTGGAAGCAGATACCTTATTATTAGTAGCTGATGAATTCGGTTATAAAATTGAATTCTCTGATGCAGATCTTGAAGATACAGAATCGGAAGATGAAATTGATACTGAAGAAAGCTTAGTATCAAGAGCACCAGTAGTTACTGTAATGGGACACGTTGACCACGGTAAAACTTCATTACTGGATTATGTTAGAAAAACTAATGTAATTGCAGGTGAATCCGGAGGTATTACTCAGCATATCGGTGCTTATAACGTGAAACTGGAAAATGGTCAGAGAATTACATTCTTGGATACACCTGGTCACGAAGCGTTTACAGCGATGAGAGCAAGAGGTGCACAGATCACGGATATTGCGATTATTGTAATTGCAGCCGATGATGATGTAATGCCACAGACCAAAGAAGCAATTGCCCACGCGCAGGCTGCACAGGTACCAATGATTATTGCAATCAACAAAGTTGATAAGCCAAATGCTAACCCAGATAACATTCGTCAGCAACTTTCAGGATTGAACCCTCCGGTTCTTGTGGAAGAATGGGGTGGAAATGTTCAGGCGCAGGAGATCTCAGCTAAGTTTGGTAATAATGTAGATGTACTATTGGAGAAAGTTTTATTACAGGCTGAAATGCTTGAATTAAAAGCAAATCCTGAACGTACAGCAAACGGTGTTGTTATTGAAGCATCTCTAGATAAAGGTAGAGGTTATGTGGCTACAATGTTAGTACAGACCGGAACCTTAAGAGTAGGAGACTATGTAGTAGCAGGTAAAAACCACGGTAAAGTAAAAGCTTTGCTGGATGAGAGAGGGAAAAACCTTGCGGAAGCAGGTCCTTCAATTCCGGCAACAATCTTAGGATTAGACGGAGCGCCAACAGCTGGTGATAAATTCCGTGTGTATGCTGACGAAAGTGAAGGTAAAGCTATTGCAAACAAGAGAGAACAACTTCAGAGAGAACTTTCTATCAGAACGAAAAAACATACAACGCTTGAAGAATTAGGTAGACGTATTGCTTTAGGAGAGTTCAAAGAATTGAACATTATCCTTAAAGGAGACGTGGATGGTTCTGTTGAAGCACTTTCTGACCAGTTACAAAGATTATCAACAGAAGAAATCAGCGTTAAAATTCTTCACTCAGGTGTAGGACAGATCACAGAATCTGATATCAACTTAGCGGCAGCATCTGATGCTATTATCATAGGATTCAACGTAAGAGCTGGTGCTAATGCAAAAGACCTTGCAGACCGTGAGGAAATTGAAATCAGAACATATTCTGTAATCTATAAAGCAATCGATGAAGTAAAAGAAGCAATGGAAGGAATGCTTTCTCCGGAAATTCAGGAGCAGGTAATAGGAAATGTCGAGATCCGTGAGGTATTCAAGATTTCTAAAGTTGGTTCAATTGCTGGTTGTATGGTTCTTACCGGAAAAGTAACAAGGCAGTCTAAGGTACGTCTGTTAAGAGATGGTATCGTGAAATTCGACGGAGAGCTTGAAAGCTTGAAGCGTTTCAAAGATGATGTAAAAGAAGTAACAAAAGGTTACGAATGTGGATTGAACTTAAAAGGTTATAACGATATTGAAATCGGAGATATTCTTGAAGTTTACGAAGAAGTAGCTGTTAAGAAAAAGCTGAAATAA
- a CDS encoding SusC/RagA family TonB-linked outer membrane protein: MNVKLRVLSAGALFFLGQAAFAQKAKKDTITSKTIDEVVITGSYGIKQIPEQVTGSVGVVKGDILDKPTAVSLDNLLQGQSPGLMSTASSGQPGANSITLIRGLTSLTGDNNPLYVIDGVPIPSGDISGLLASQSALSMINPSDIADIKVLKDAVATALYGSRGANGVILITTKSGKKGRSQINYTSELGASDVAFDKMKMLNAEESTKLFGLSLYNSGDASSLQEGYDIAKSEFGWDGKSDTDWNSLVRRKNPFYTRHNLSYSGGSEGFNIFASLGYLKQEGLARDASFDRYTGSLRADWKASDKLNLKFSTNMARTVQKGPTDGSSFSNPVFAGRIMSPTQNAYNADGTYKVTDLYFTNPTFNPAALQDNNINKGTFNKVLSSVDLDYKFLPNFRFNSNFGIDYTTSSEITFWNPDFGDGLNTGDPNGNGNLYNAVRNRLTWNWYNFVHYSNVFAEKHDVNISVGTESTHRNTEAIDMGTQGFASGVRLPYANAGVNPVSSSSSATNTALMGYIARASYTYDKFVTISGSIRRDGYSGFTKEWGTFYGVGASVDVSKFIGDGFVKKLSVRGSYGENGNPAAGAYDKYAQAALNGAYLSANGSFLYNAVGVEGVNWEKSVKSDIGLEFTLGKKSFLKGTFDIYRNKNADLVYRVPLPGSIGIPNYTSNIASLISKGFEASLTARILNNENFNWSVTGNYSYNAGEISKLNNDGVIQPGGLKGWAVGHNPTEYYTRLWAGVDPKNGDPLWYTDDTMTKTTNNSGLAKLSFTGKKSLPTHMASFINDFNYKNFKLSFMFTYQGDYYVYDNWAFVYGSDGAYAYLNQLSSTLYDSWTPENPNASRPKYIYGGNKNSTAASTRDLFKGDHIRLKNIEVGYRFNKDFLNIKGLNGLYVYARGVNLWTYAFDKKLYFDPESNSNANASVAANLGVYDQTQPNLRQYIFGISLDF, from the coding sequence ATGAATGTTAAACTACGTGTATTAAGTGCTGGAGCATTGTTCTTCTTGGGGCAAGCAGCTTTTGCGCAAAAAGCAAAGAAAGATACCATAACTTCAAAAACAATTGATGAAGTTGTTATTACAGGATCTTATGGTATTAAACAAATACCAGAACAGGTAACCGGATCCGTGGGAGTAGTGAAGGGAGATATTTTGGATAAGCCAACTGCTGTTTCGCTAGATAACTTATTGCAAGGACAGTCTCCGGGATTAATGTCAACTGCTAGTAGTGGACAGCCTGGTGCAAATTCTATTACATTAATTAGAGGTCTAACTTCCCTTACAGGAGATAATAATCCTTTATATGTTATTGATGGAGTTCCAATCCCATCAGGAGATATTTCTGGATTGTTAGCTTCTCAAAGTGCATTGTCAATGATTAACCCAAGTGACATTGCTGATATTAAAGTATTGAAAGATGCAGTTGCAACAGCACTATACGGATCAAGGGGTGCGAATGGTGTAATCTTAATTACAACTAAATCTGGGAAGAAAGGAAGATCTCAAATAAATTATACCAGCGAATTAGGAGCATCTGATGTTGCTTTTGATAAAATGAAGATGCTAAACGCTGAAGAGAGTACTAAATTATTTGGATTGTCACTTTATAATTCTGGTGATGCTTCATCTCTTCAAGAAGGTTATGATATTGCAAAGTCTGAGTTTGGATGGGATGGAAAATCAGATACAGATTGGAATAGCTTAGTAAGACGTAAGAATCCATTTTATACTAGACATAACTTAAGTTATTCAGGAGGATCTGAAGGTTTCAATATCTTTGCATCATTAGGATATTTAAAGCAAGAAGGTTTAGCTAGAGATGCCTCATTTGATAGATATACAGGAAGCTTAAGAGCTGACTGGAAGGCCAGTGATAAATTAAACCTTAAGTTTAGTACGAACATGGCTAGAACGGTACAAAAAGGACCTACAGATGGATCTTCTTTCTCTAACCCAGTGTTCGCGGGACGTATTATGTCTCCCACTCAAAATGCGTATAACGCTGATGGGACATATAAGGTAACTGATTTGTATTTTACAAACCCAACCTTTAATCCAGCTGCTCTTCAGGATAATAACATCAATAAAGGAACATTTAATAAAGTTTTATCAAGTGTAGATTTAGATTATAAGTTTTTACCAAATTTTAGATTTAACTCAAATTTTGGTATAGATTACACTACATCTTCAGAAATTACATTTTGGAATCCTGACTTTGGAGATGGTTTGAATACAGGAGATCCTAACGGAAACGGAAACTTATATAACGCTGTTAGAAATAGATTAACTTGGAACTGGTATAACTTTGTTCACTACAGTAATGTTTTTGCAGAAAAGCATGATGTCAACATTTCAGTAGGTACAGAAAGTACACACAGAAATACTGAAGCAATTGATATGGGAACTCAAGGATTTGCCAGTGGTGTACGTCTTCCTTATGCGAATGCAGGTGTGAATCCTGTATCATCTAGTTCTAGTGCAACAAATACTGCCTTGATGGGGTATATTGCGAGAGCTAGCTATACTTATGATAAATTCGTAACAATATCCGGGTCAATTAGACGTGATGGTTATTCAGGATTTACAAAAGAATGGGGAACATTTTATGGGGTAGGTGCAAGTGTAGATGTTTCTAAATTCATAGGAGATGGATTTGTTAAAAAACTTTCTGTAAGAGGAAGTTATGGGGAAAATGGTAACCCGGCAGCAGGAGCTTATGATAAATATGCTCAAGCAGCATTAAATGGAGCTTATTTGTCGGCAAACGGAAGTTTCTTATATAATGCAGTAGGTGTTGAAGGGGTGAACTGGGAAAAATCTGTTAAGAGTGATATCGGATTAGAATTTACTTTAGGTAAAAAAAGCTTCTTAAAAGGTACATTTGATATTTATAGAAATAAAAATGCCGATTTGGTATATAGAGTTCCATTGCCAGGAAGTATCGGGATTCCTAATTATACATCCAACATCGCTAGTCTAATCTCTAAAGGGTTTGAAGCTTCATTAACAGCAAGAATTCTTAATAATGAAAACTTCAACTGGAGTGTAACTGGTAATTATAGTTATAATGCTGGGGAAATCTCTAAATTGAATAATGATGGTGTTATTCAGCCAGGAGGATTAAAAGGATGGGCTGTAGGACATAACCCTACAGAGTACTATACAAGATTATGGGCTGGAGTTGATCCTAAGAATGGAGATCCATTATGGTATACAGATGATACTATGACTAAGACTACGAATAATTCAGGTCTTGCAAAATTATCATTTACTGGTAAAAAATCTCTTCCAACGCATATGGCAAGTTTCATAAATGATTTTAATTATAAGAATTTTAAGTTATCATTTATGTTTACTTATCAGGGAGATTACTATGTGTATGACAACTGGGCGTTTGTATATGGAAGTGATGGAGCTTATGCTTATTTAAATCAATTAAGTAGTACATTGTATGATTCTTGGACACCTGAAAATCCAAATGCTTCTAGACCTAAATATATTTATGGAGGAAATAAAAACTCTACAGCTGCATCTACCAGAGATTTATTCAAAGGAGATCACATCAGACTTAAAAATATTGAAGTTGGGTATAGATTTAATAAAGATTTCTTGAATATCAAAGGACTTAATGGTCTTTATGTATATGCAAGAGGGGTGAATTTATGGACATATGCATTTGATAAAAAATTATATTTTGATCCGGAATCTAACTCAAATGCGAATGCAAGTGTAGCTGCTAATTTAGGGGTCTATGACCAAACACAGCCAAACTTGAGACAGTATATTTTTGGTATATCACTAGACTTTTAA
- a CDS encoding putative porin codes for MKYILFIITFFGFAANAQVVKTEDVKTSKKPEDTLVIDSGKKDSLKIFKPTINDYQYQTQFSEKKVFDTVMTFDKTYIFSQYNNNDNFGRVQPANIGSGFNPLVFEVNAEQNLSLLPSNKSYMILGANDVKYYDVKTPTATFIYHNAMRNGAALRSTYTQNIGKRFNFAIEYMGLRSQGLYRNSLSANNNTIFSGHYVSKSGNYELFAHYLHQNVNNQESGGITEDNLFQSGDSNYKNRQNAQVYLASTSSQFAYRRYYLSHQFTPFNAEKFPFRIRHTIFHQGNKYYYNQGGLEDYWYETAADLVNGFPLTTKKYSSNLSNTLSLVFDNEKFKLDAGVRYQMIKFGINDIVTINNVPFPSELKESRIGAVGNLQVKLWDKVQLNSFLEFSNGSQFKSYLRTTNNLKFEPIKDYFVNAKVNFQSAYPSFNYLLNTSVYNNFNYYLENAKNQSVMELGGSINLKWFKTEIFANYFRIDNYTYFDSSHAPKQSENSLNISQIGGDATFSYGKFHLNTRLHFQNALTNKNLLPMPSFVGRANFFYQTQAFKKAAEIQAGLKVYYFSKFNSREYFPVLNEYVLAGNNSFAIGGQPIADLYINMKVKKMFFFIEGQQIGTVISTNKAYAFPHYPVYDFRLNIGIVWYLFN; via the coding sequence ATGAAGTATATCCTTTTCATAATCACTTTCTTCGGCTTCGCTGCCAATGCACAGGTTGTTAAAACAGAAGATGTTAAAACATCCAAGAAACCTGAAGATACTCTGGTCATAGACTCCGGGAAGAAAGATTCCTTGAAAATTTTCAAACCTACCATCAATGATTATCAATATCAGACTCAGTTTTCAGAAAAGAAAGTTTTTGATACGGTAATGACTTTTGATAAAACGTATATTTTTTCACAATATAATAACAACGATAACTTCGGAAGAGTACAACCTGCAAACATTGGGTCAGGTTTTAATCCATTGGTGTTTGAAGTAAATGCAGAGCAAAATTTATCTTTGTTGCCTTCCAATAAATCTTATATGATTCTTGGAGCAAATGATGTGAAGTATTACGATGTGAAAACACCCACGGCAACATTTATCTATCATAATGCAATGAGAAATGGAGCTGCATTAAGATCAACGTACACTCAGAATATTGGAAAAAGATTCAATTTTGCGATTGAATATATGGGACTTCGTTCTCAGGGACTTTATAGAAATTCCCTGTCTGCGAACAACAATACTATATTTTCAGGACATTATGTTTCGAAAAGTGGAAACTATGAATTGTTTGCACATTACCTTCATCAGAATGTCAACAATCAGGAGAGTGGGGGAATTACAGAAGATAACCTGTTTCAAAGTGGAGACAGCAATTATAAAAACAGACAGAATGCCCAGGTTTATCTTGCATCCACAAGTTCACAGTTTGCTTACAGAAGATATTATCTGAGCCATCAGTTTACCCCTTTCAATGCTGAAAAGTTTCCATTCCGTATCAGGCACACAATTTTCCATCAGGGGAATAAATATTATTATAATCAGGGAGGGCTGGAAGATTATTGGTATGAGACAGCAGCTGATTTAGTCAATGGATTTCCTTTGACAACGAAAAAATATTCCAGCAATCTGAGCAATACTTTAAGTTTAGTTTTTGATAATGAAAAATTCAAGTTAGATGCAGGAGTTCGTTACCAGATGATTAAGTTTGGAATCAATGATATTGTAACAATTAATAATGTGCCTTTTCCTTCAGAACTTAAAGAAAGCAGAATTGGGGCTGTAGGTAATCTACAGGTGAAACTTTGGGATAAAGTTCAGTTGAACTCATTCCTTGAGTTCTCAAACGGAAGTCAGTTTAAAAGTTACTTAAGAACTACGAATAATCTGAAATTTGAGCCGATAAAAGATTATTTTGTGAATGCAAAAGTAAACTTCCAGAGTGCTTATCCATCATTCAACTACTTATTGAATACTTCTGTGTATAATAACTTCAATTATTATCTTGAAAATGCGAAAAACCAATCTGTAATGGAACTTGGTGGAAGTATTAATCTTAAATGGTTTAAAACAGAAATCTTTGCGAACTATTTCAGAATCGATAATTATACTTATTTTGACAGCAGTCACGCTCCAAAACAAAGCGAAAATTCATTGAATATTTCTCAGATTGGAGGAGATGCAACTTTCAGTTATGGAAAATTCCATTTGAATACAAGATTGCATTTCCAAAATGCATTAACCAATAAAAATCTGCTTCCAATGCCAAGTTTTGTAGGGAGAGCTAATTTCTTTTATCAGACTCAGGCATTTAAAAAGGCGGCAGAAATTCAGGCAGGGCTTAAAGTATATTATTTCTCTAAATTTAATTCCAGAGAATACTTCCCGGTTCTTAATGAATATGTTCTTGCTGGCAATAATTCGTTTGCTATCGGAGGGCAGCCTATTGCCGATTTATATATTAATATGAAGGTGAAAAAAATGTTCTTCTTTATAGAAGGACAGCAAATTGGAACTGTTATTTCTACTAACAAAGCTTATGCATTTCCACATTATCCGGTCTATGATTTCAGACTGAATATCGGAATTGTGTGGTATTTGTTCAACTAA
- the rimP gene encoding ribosome assembly cofactor RimP: MEFKKRIEELLNEFLEARKDLFLIDLKISAGDDVTVILDGDNGVSLQDCLDASRAIEFNMDREEHDFSLQVMSAGLSEPLVTPRQFNKNIGREIEVMLEDSSKIEGELSKVDEEKITLVLRYRKPKDIGKGKVDVEEEKEIPYTDIKKALVVIKF; encoded by the coding sequence ATGGAGTTTAAGAAAAGAATTGAAGAATTATTAAATGAATTCCTTGAAGCTAGAAAAGATCTTTTCCTTATAGATCTTAAGATTTCTGCAGGGGATGATGTTACAGTGATTTTAGATGGAGATAATGGAGTTTCTTTGCAGGACTGTCTTGATGCAAGCCGTGCTATAGAATTCAATATGGATCGTGAAGAGCATGACTTTAGCCTTCAGGTGATGTCTGCAGGATTAAGCGAGCCATTAGTAACACCAAGACAGTTCAATAAAAATATAGGAAGAGAGATTGAGGTGATGTTGGAGGATTCTTCTAAAATTGAAGGAGAATTGTCAAAAGTAGACGAAGAGAAGATCACTCTTGTTTTACGTTACCGTAAACCGAAAGACATTGGGAAAGGAAAGGTGGATGTGGAAGAGGAAAAAGAAATTCCTTACACTGATATCAAAAAGGCATTAGTAGTAATTAAATTTTAA